The DNA region caaaaaaaaaaaaacattgtaaaaacaggtgtttttaaattattttggtTAGTGTTAATGTTTGCAACGGTAGCAACcaattatatttaatatatATTATTAAGCAATTATATTTAAcatatacattttttgttaGGTCACAAATCATTTTAACTGTCTAGTTTGCGAGTGCGCCGAGattgtgtgtttatttcgGAAAATTAAGCTACAGCCGTACTGAGCTATGGTCGCCAAACGCGATAATTTTAACATTCGTCCGGTAACAAAGAGCTCTTATGCAAACATCATCCACGGAGTGCTGTGCAATAATTCcgtaaaattgaatttttttaactaGAGTATGCTATCTCCCTTCTCCCCCACTCAACCACTCTAATGCTCTCTTCATTCTCTCttgcttgctctctctctctctctctccctccctctatatttctctctcttttcctctgTACCACTATCTCGTCTGTATCTGTCTCACCATCAAGctaaaaaacattttcacacacacacacacacacacacacacacacctatacAACTTAACATTTCGTTAGGCTCGGATCACGACAACTCGTATGGGTACCGCCGGTGGCTAGACGGTCCTAGAACGGATGCATTGTGCCgtcgcgttttttttaattttttttattagcagCAGTGTACCCCGCGTTCTTCTGAGCAGCACCagcgaaaaagaaacagaaacagatCAATGCGCACTGTACAACAAACACACTATCGCGCTTTGTCCACGTCCGGAAAAATTCCACTTAAACGCAAAAGGTATCTTCAATAGCGTCCATACGTCTTCATTGTGGGGAATTAGACAGCCGCAGCGGATgttttttgccaattttgttttttttctgcacgcATGATTACCACTACCTTTGcgaacacatgcacacacacacattgaggCAAGCGCAGGCAATATATCGCACAGCTACATCGGAAGATATCACTAACTGAAATTCCAAGAAGCTTTCTTAAGGATGCTGCGAAACCAATCGCCTCTCGCTCGCACACAcgctcgctcgttcgctcgctctctcgctttctcgcaCGGTGGCGAGGCTCTCTCGCAGTGTGGCCCTCAAACGCGCGTGGAGTCGGCGGTTCGTGTGTGGTTGCTCCAGTATTAGTGCGTAAGGTTACACTCAATCGCACCATCGAAGTGAAAACTGAAGGAAGCGCACACCCATCATAAATGCGCAAGAGCTTGAAGCGGCCGGTGATTGTATAGAAGCGCAGTTAAAAGTTCTCCGGCGGTGCAGTTCCAGTGCTTTGTGGTTAGAAAATAGCATTGTGTGGTGAAGGGATTCAAAATACAACGTAATACAACGGGagggttttgggtttttttttgcatcaagaTCATGGACAACCATCATCATTTATTCCCACTCTTTTCCTGGGCATTGTTACGTACGCTGAAGGCCTGACCCGTCTGTCTGCCATTATGACAATGTTCTGATCGCGTgttctgtgtttttgtgtgggtgcgtgtgtgtgtttgcgtgttttaCAAAGAGGAGGAATCTTCTTAGACTCCCATTGTCACACGGGCCATCCCGTTAGCATGCGATTCTTACACAGTGAAGTCCCTCCTTTGGTCATACACCCCATTGCTGCACATCGTTTCAACGCAACACCTTCCAATATTAGTGCGGgcatacatattttttttcattagtgATTCTGATCTGCCAAAGTCATTCTGTTGCGCCGGTTCTCCTTACGCGTCCAAATACGCGCCAAAATTGCAAAAGTGTTGCACAGGCGAGCAATAACCGCGCTAATTAGGATACATTTCGAATTATACTTATCGTAATTTAATATTGTTTACAGTCGAGTGAGTTGTATTTGATGATGCCGAGACATTTCAACTGAAGGAGAGATTCGATGTTTGCCATACCCATTCGGATGTTCCCTGATTGTTCTGCTTAGTGGCTGTTTCAAttggttttgtatgtgtgtgctcacgtagattttttttcgtgaCTGAATTCGTTGCTGTcgttgtgttctttttttatatcattCTTAATTTTGCATCCATATTCTTGCCTGCTACATTGGGCTGAACAATATATGGATTGAATCCATTCAGCAATGTGCTCGAGCCTTAATGCGGGCAAAACAAAGCGCTatggttttgtggtttgtCCAAGTGAGATAAGGGGAAGTTGTTTTGTTCTCCATTTTGATTTCTTCGTCGCGCGTCGCTGTTAGACCAAGGATAACGTATTtaaaaggttgatttttatcgcttttgctgggcgacattgtgggggacatctgtcattctctgcatacaaatttcattaccccgcaccagccctccccgatttttataccggagcccccggaagagaaatgtcaagtcgagaaatgtcattttgctctgaacaacttcaccttgtcatttataacaccttgtgTTAGACCGGGTTTTAGCGATTGTTTTTCACATCCaggaaataaatataaacCTGGCATTATTTGCGACacatgtgattttttttttggtaaaaaataaCAGATATTAACCCATTTGATCATGTGTGCTGATTGTTAATAATGCTTCAAAATCTGTGATAAAAGTTCGTGAAATTGTTTTGTCCCAGAAAATCGAAGAACCTTCCTGAGACCGTTGAGCTTAAAATCCATATCATCGTAGTATACATTGAAGTTATTTTATATTGTACTGTAAACATTTGATGTATAAACTTAATTGTAACGCTGCACTCGTACACAGATGCTACGGGATCGgtttttggtcatttttccgatttatttttgttgtttctcattttttttatagtttcaACAATTGATTGGGTTTACCCAGAAATGTCTATTGGTATCCCAGACCCAGACTATTGGTATCGAATTGCAATGGGAAGATTCCAATAAATAGTGGGAACGagccaaaaatatgttttaacattataattgttttgtttgtttgatttatcttTTTATGTGGTGTGTTTGCTCGTGTAATCCTGCGATACCCTCCAGAACAGGATGAGCCAAGCAGCTGAAGGGAGTGATACCGGTAACGGTGTACCATCGTCACCGATAGCCAGAAGTGTGGCCGAGTCCAGCGCAACCCCTTGGCGTCCGATGACGTTTCCGGACTTGCGTGGGTTCCCCGCCGCACAGCAGCTGTACGGTTTGCCGGTTCCGATCGATTTGAGCTTCCTACGCTCACCTGTCAGCAGTGATGAGGGGGCATCGGGACAgccgtggcagcagcagcagcatgccgACTTACCGTCCCAGGTACTTTTACCCACTTTCCAGGTTTCTATTTTCGATAGAATTGCACGCTTTCGAAAACATCAACCGTATAACGATTCTCAAACGTTGCAGGTAATTACACCTCGGGAGGACGAGCTGGTGGAAGCCGATGTCAGTGGTGCTCCAGTGGCTCCAATGAGAATTAAATCCGCTGGGCTGGTCCCGAGAGCTAGTGGCGCCGTAGCGGTAGTGGAACCGTATCAACACGAGACCGGGTCTGATGATGAAGCAAACGAACAAGACTCGTCGGAATTGGACGACGTTATGATTCCCGCATGTCCAACTGCTATTAGCGCACCGATATTTTTGCAACCCGAAAATGAGGAAGCAAATATGACAGCATTCAATGGTGCTGCATCGATTGCTAACCCGTGCTGGCCACCGCTGCATGAGCATACGGAACAGCCCGACCAGCAACTATCCGTCGATGTTCCAATCATAGTTAAACTAATCGGTAGAGCAGGATCTTACGGTTCACTGTACGCGATTTGGTACGCTCAATTGGGAAGCCACGATATCATGGATCGTATCCCGGATTGCGTCATATTTGCCCCAGAGCTGGCACCGGATCACCAGGGACCCCCACCGATACTTACATCGCTTTTGCTGCAACGCAGAATGTCGACTGGCGAGCTGGTGACGGTTCCGAATGGCCCGAAGCAGATGCCTGGCCATTCGATTGAATAGGATGTGCCCACGAAAACGGTGCAGCTATCGGTAAACCAAACCTACCCTTGTTTGTACCCTTATTGGAGAAAGTGGACCAATTTTGAGGattaattttactttaatACAATGTATTTTggtaaaaaatcatttaaacgTTAAACATTTGTACGACTATATTTTGTACTAATATTTGAAGtcaataaagaaaacaatatttttgaagAGTTCATACCGCATAACAAAGACATGATATATGTTTCCTTTATTCCTTCGGCATACTCTCCCTAAATGGTCGACTGTTTGCATTAAACCACGTGCCGTCTTCAGTATTATACAAGCTTTTATTCATTGAACATTGGATTCATTCCTGCGTATTAATGTGTAATGAGTTCGAATAGTTTTTCTATGCTCATTGTCTGGATAAACTAACTGACccaaatttaatcaaatttcttttttttttggtgatcGGAATTAGTGTTGTTGAAAAATCTTATCTTAAGCCCTCATGCAAATATTTATACAATCAATAAATATCCTAACTTTCCTCAGATTTTGCTTGGTTGACCTTTGGCTTCCATTTGCTGCAGGGTATATTGTGTTGTCTTAGTTTATTGTTAAGTGGCATGACTATAGctttaaattgtgtaaaatatGTTTCTATAGCGAAATCATCAGCAAaagtgtattgtttttttttttttaaatatatttatttgcgtGTACAGATTAATTTCTATTTACTAGAGTGGatatttacaacaaaaaaaaactttacataTACAAAAGTAGTGCACACTTAAGGACGACTATATCTATCTCAACATCGTTGTTTTCAACGATGTGGAAAATGTAGTTAGCAAACAACCTAAGAATAAATATACGTATTCCCAGACTAACTCCTGCTAGTTCTGGAAATCGCAGACTATTGAACAAATAGGGGCGTCCTGGAGCTTTTGAAACTATTTCTTGCTGCAGCAGTGCCCAAGCCGCCGCTACTCTACTACAGCAAGCAAATTTGTGTTCCAGACTTTCCATTTGTGGACAAAACGAACATTGATTGGAAGCCCTTCTTCCCATCCGAAACAAGAGCTCTCCATGTGACACTTTACCATTTGCTAGCATGTATAGAGTAGCTCGTTGTTGTGCTGATAAATCAAAGCATTGCATATTAGCCCAGATTCTGGTCCAACAAAGTTGTTGATTTTCATGTGCTACTTTGGCATCTGGTAGCTTGTCCACAAGTATGCGACGAAGTTTACATGAAGAGGGGTTTGCGACATATTCAGCGGGTAA from Anopheles coluzzii chromosome X, AcolN3, whole genome shotgun sequence includes:
- the LOC120959872 gene encoding uncharacterized protein LOC120959872 isoform X1, producing MSQAAEGSDTGNGVPSSPIARSVAESSATPWRPMTFPDLRGFPAAQQLYGLPVPIDLSFLRSPVSSDEGASGQPWQQQQHADLPSQVLLPTFQVSIFDRIARFRKHQPYNDSQTLQVITPREDELVEADVSGAPVAPMRIKSAGLVPRASGAVAVVEPYQHETGSDDEANEQDSSELDDVMIPACPTAISAPIFLQPENEEANMTAFNGAASIANPCWPPLHEHTEQPDQQLSVDVPIIVKLIGRAGSYGSLYAIWYAQLGSHDIMDRIPDCVIFAPELAPDHQGPPPILTSLLLQRRMSTGELVTVPNGPKQMPGHSIE